Part of the Monomorium pharaonis isolate MP-MQ-018 unplaced genomic scaffold, ASM1337386v2 scaffold_528, whole genome shotgun sequence genome is shown below.
AATGTCTGCTTACTTGTAAGAGTCTGTGTATTTATAGGACAATATGTATGTGTTATATGTACTTTCAATTTTCGTTATGTGTATGGAATGATTATCGAAtgccttttttttacttattttattatttgtatacacttataaaatagtataattatatgtatttttaaaacactatcacttttaatttatgtttcattaaattaaaacattaaaaggtTGTAACATTGctattaataaatcataaagtATACACACTTGAGCTGTTACAAATTAACATCTCATGAATTACTCGGAAAAATTCTTAATGGTAATGCATCATTATTGTAAAttgcttaaaattttttaaaatcaatgtttaaaatcaagatatattttaagattactCTATATAAGTTTATGTGTATCTTTTAATGCGTctgttatacaataataattagaaataaaatagcctgtattaattaaaaaaaaaactcaaggtaattttaatttttaaaaatttaagaaacgctattctaaaaaattatatactttttcttaCCATTAAGTCGCcatcaataatttttccaatatttttatcgatactgaatattaatttataacaaattatgatttattttatagattaataaaaaaattttacataaatggCAATAAAAGAGTTATTTATTGAAGTTGATGGctattttctaatttgttaTCCTAATTGTTTTTTCATTATCAATTTTcgataacatattttttgcaaaaagtcaatttaaaaaattaaatacataaaacacaTAAATCGTTTTTTGTTAATCGATCATTCCAAGTGTCTAGCACCTGTTCCTCTGAAAAGATAGTTGGTATTCCGATACTGTGCCGTTGATGTTGCTCAGAATTTAAGATAGCAATGGAAAATCGCGCGTCTTCAAGTCGAGCTGAATCTACGCGTGATAAATTGGCTTATCAGACAGACGTAGACTGACACGATGTATCTATTGGGTGAACACGTTCAACATTGAATTTGTCGACGTTGCACATAAAACGTACGTACAGGTGAATGCGTCAAAGTACATGAGCCTTACTCCGCCGCGCCGTGTGAATCATTCTTTACACCGTAAGACGTACGTATATGTGATTCTGTCATCCTCGTTCAATTCCTGTCAGAgcaatttcgaaaattttttttcacgctCCACAGTTCTATTCTCgcatataaatttgataatgaAAACAAAGTTACATTTACACAAGACCGAGCGTTAAaggaagaaaacaaaaaacaaatggAAGCGGAAAGTCCCGCGGGATTTTCGCCAGCGGTGCGTGAGGCTCTCCTGGAAATCCTGGAGGAATGTGCAGATTCACTGGCCGTTTACCAAAATATCTTGCGACAGCAATCCGTGATAAGGGACAACGCCAATACTGTTTTCCCCAATGTTCAGTACGTCGAGCGGAATACAGCGCAATAAAACGCGACTGTACTATTATAACCCGTCGGcctttacatatatttatccgTAGGATTTCGGAAATGTCTATTCTACAGACGTTCAGCGGAGGCGCCGCGGAGATGACGGATTCACAGAGGGAAGCTGCGCGTGAAAAGCTTCGACGAGACAGGTTGGAATGTATTTAGTCCGTCCATAAGCCTGTCTGAAAGGCCGATGTATTCGTGGTGGTTTAGCCAATGGACTCTGCCCAAGAACAATGAGGCCTCAAaacgaaattaattacataattaataagtaaactGTTAATTAACTAAGATACTTTCTGAAAAGCTAAAAAACGCAAGTGGCAAATAGtttcttcctttattttatattttagtttgtaTTTGTAGCGGAGGATTTCAATTTtcctaataaaatttaaacaatcgGCTATTAAGTTTGTTCTATTTCATAATTACTCAATATTTGCCAcagatataatttgttaaatacatatatgcacTGAAATGGTTTGATTATATCAACAAGATATATCATTAAGTGCGTTTTAGTGATACAAAATAATGAGCAGATTtcctatatatttattataatagaactcaaaattttatagaatgataattagaacatttaataaattttactacaagATAGTTTCTACAAAATTTCGGATTCGTCCATTTCTTAGCAGACATATTGGTAAAATCTAtcagatttccaattaatgcAACGAGACtattttttcagtatatattacttatgtatatatgtaaatcttgttaaatatgcaaaaattacggAACATTATTCACGTTGCAGTTTATATGTAAGCAATATAATACGAGACTTGAAGCAAGAAATCAACGAACATGGGACTatcgatatattaattaaagagatCGACAAGATAACGTCGCGAAAAGAACAGGAGCATCTTGTGATAGAAGAGAATGAAAGAATGCAAACGATTGTGGCAGAGTTACGAAAAGCGATTGCCGATAAGAAAGCAGCgaacgagagagaggaggagcgCTTAACGAAGAAGCTCACTTTGACACGGGTAAATATTTCGCGAGAGTCGCGGAAGGAGTCGCCgcaaatgtgtgtgtgtgtgtgtgtgtgtgtgtgtgtgtgtgcacgcgcgcgcgcggcgcgacgaCGATAAATCATGAAATTTTACTGTTTAGCTGTTACTTGTTGTGTGCGTAAGTAGAACGAAACTTGCTGGCAAAATGTTTTAGGACGAGAAGGAGAGGCTAAAACTAATTAAGGACGTGGAGATGAAATATGTCCGAGTGTGGGAAGCGGCACGTCGCGAGCAGTACGTCCTGCGTCACGAGTTGAAGATGGACGAATTGAAAAAGACTTTGAATGATTATTGCGTGCGTGAGAGAAATGAAAATCGCGTGAATGATGTATTGACGCGTTATCTGATGCGGCGTATAGCGGTGAGCGCGCGAACCCTTTGCCAACTTTCCTCGCTTAAAAATAAGCACAAAAATATCACCAGAAGTATCACAGAACTTGTACTTAAATAGTTGAGACTTGAAAGGACccactattaaaattaagacggATTAAAGTGCAGGTTCTTTCAGCGAAAAAGTTTAAGGGGCCGCTGAAAAATGTACTTTGAGATCGCAGCTCTTTTTCATAACTTCGATAAACTTATgcaaattcctttttttttcacgaattTCAAATCTGAATGAATCGAGCGATTAGCacgaaacaaatttaaaacgaGTTACGCAACCCCTaacaagaataataaaaatatttactttaaatttacagCTCATCGAGAACCGAATCGAGCAATGGCGGCAGAGGTACGATCGGGAGAAGGAAATGTATGAGGGGAAGATCCGCAGAGTACGCAATGTGATCGAAGACGCTCGGAAATACTTAGTGGAACTTACAACGGAGGTAATGATTCGAAAACTGTGTGACGAGAGGgcgcgaaaaatattttcttttcattttcccGCGGCGAGAAATGGCGCGGCGGGTAGTGGTAACTCAATTTCCATTCCGCCGCTCATTATTTCGACCGCATCGCTCCTGTGAATCTTAATTGCCGGATAAAGAGGATTTCCCACCCGGTGCAACAAGCACAATCGCTGTCTTATTTCGCATTCCCCGTGTGACTGTCTGATTCGCTACGTCACGTTTCGTCTATTGGCAATCAAGCCCGGATAACTTGGCCTGAGTTTAAAGGGCGCGTCCAAGTTTCGTTGGGGTAATCGATAATTCGCGTCAAGAATGTCCGCCGAGACTCAGAACGTCTTGATGATCGTTATTAATAACCGAAATCTCCCCGAATTCTAGGATCCTGAGAACCTTCCGCATGTTTCGGTACCCAGTTTACATTTAAGCGAGGACCAAGCCATTGACCGAGAAGTTCTCGGATTAATTTCCCTTAGGTACTTGCATAGGCGGAATTCATAACGCAAACGAAAAAACGAAACTCAAACACGGggaagtaatattttatattttcgaattattttaaaatgagaaaTCACGTTCTCTTCGCTTACAATGTAGATTCGttattattgtatacatattaatttttataaatgctatattactaatatttaacattattgtcAGTTTAATAAGAGCAGttctcttattaatttcaaaaaatttatctttgttaCATTTAAATCGAACATTCTCCGCAAACCTCGCGAACTTTAATCTTTGACAAAAAatcagattatttaaaaataacgtaaacattaatttatgtataaattttgaatttaaatgaatttgtttaattttctaaaaatggtTCTGAATGTAGGATAGCAAATTTTCTACGGCAGAAAATGTCCAGTTTAGCCCCTAGCTTTTAATCACATgtccatataaatattaacgagCAAGATTGAACCTTCCCTTATTGCTTACGAGGATACACGATCGCGTAAAGCCCCCGTGAATCTTGTATAAGACACACTTATTTTCGAGAAAGACATCGCGGGTAAAATATGTCAGTAAACTCACGTTGAAACTGGATACGGACGGTGTTTGTTGCAGTACCGCAATAACCAGGAATTCATCGACACGTACCTCGCAGAGCAGGAGGCGCTCCGAAGACAAAAGGAGCACGAGGATCATGTGCAGCGTAGCGCAATCAAGATGCAAGCCTGGTGGCGTGGCGTGATGGTGCGCCGGAAGCTGGGGCCGTATCGAcctgaagaaaaaaagaagaaaaagtccGTTAAGACGAAGAAATAACTCTGCCTCCTTCCGCCCGCTCAAATTACTCTTAAATGTACCGCATCCGATTCTAATTCGTTCAATCTAACCGAGCGAAACCACTATTAATCTATCAGCGATTTAACCGAGGCTACGGTTGCCTTTAACTGATTTACTACCCTGGTAATTTTAATCGCAAAAGCATGAGCGAGAATCTAAAAAAGCgcaatgtcaaaatttatCAGGAATTTCTGCCAAAACTAAACAAGTCCAAAAAGTtgaatttacaaaaagttaaaaaattttcatttttactatttgttgtataagtaattttttcgttGGACATATAATTGatgcaagaataaaattgtgaattttaatattttaaagatttaaaaaagaaattcattcaaaaga
Proteins encoded:
- the LOC105835005 gene encoding dynein regulatory complex protein 9, whose translation is MSLTPPRRVNHSLHRKTSILAYKFDNENKVTFTQDRALKEENKKQMEAESPAGFSPAVREALLEILEECADSLAVYQNILRQQSVIRDNANTVFPNVQISEMSILQTFSGGAAEMTDSQREAAREKLRRDSLYVSNIIRDLKQEINEHGTIDILIKEIDKITSRKEQEHLVIEENERMQTIVAELRKAIADKKAANEREEERLTKKLTLTRDEKERLKLIKDVEMKYVRVWEAARREQYVLRHELKMDELKKTLNDYCVRERNENRVNDVLTRYLMRRIALIENRIEQWRQRYDREKEMYEGKIRRVRNVIEDARKYLVELTTEYRNNQEFIDTYLAEQEALRRQKEHEDHVQRSAIKMQAWWRGVMVRRKLGPYRPEEKKKKKSVKTKK